The sequence below is a genomic window from Gadus morhua chromosome 12, gadMor3.0, whole genome shotgun sequence.
GGTCTGGGGAGCTGCTGCGGGTGTCCAGAGTGAGCGACTGGGAGCAGACGCTGCTGTGGTTCACCTCCGCGGCCAGCAGGTAGAGCTCGGGTTGGGCGGCCTgcggagagaagagaagaggtaCGATTTTGTCTTTAGGCTGTTTTTTTTAAGGTGACATATTCTACCACAAGGTGTGAATGTGATAAGCCGTTacaagcctttttgaaaatctgcctcttctgacatcacataCATCTCggtggtggacacgcccacttgtgatgtcagaagaggcagattttcaaaacgccttatcacactcacacctggtggtataatacgtatgtcacctttaagctaTAGTTAAGATAAGATTATTGTACTTAATGAATTCCACATGGGAATTCTGGTTAGCACAGCGAAGGGCACAGGAGGATGAGTAGTAGAAATGCAGAAGAAAAATAAGCTCcgataaaaataaaacactgaATACAGAACAAATCTGTGTAGGCCTCCACACAATACGAGCAGTAGGCATTGTAGTAGCAACGTTTGGATCCGGGCTCAACCTCCTACACAGGCCTTTAAACTGATTCTGCTGATTGAAACCATGTTTCAGTTTGAGCTATTATATGAATGACCAAAAGCTGTACAAGAAGTGTCAGTAAGTCTATGCCAATTATGAAATAGCTCAAGTAATGGAATGCTTTAGTTAAAGTAAAAATAACAACATGAATGAGTATAATGGGACACAAGGTACTTTTCCAATCGAACAAACCAGGAATTCGTTTTTATtagaatatttacatatttacattaatatttattttaagttgAATTGTCTACAATGATTTGATATGTATCTATGTTTACATAGTGTGGGAGGATAAAGTTCGAGGTAAATAGAGTAGTTTATGATGCATTTTTAAAGgtcaaaagaaaaggaaaacattgTATTTGACCTTGGCCGACATCAATttgataaagaaagaaaaaaaacgatacCTACATATGGTGGAGCAAATGTTTTCACTTTTAGCTCCCTCTCTTGTTCGTGTTTGACCTTTAACATAGAAGAACATACAGCTGTGATATTATATAGGACCTCTTTAAatcactcaaacgcacacagaagACCATCCTTTGAAGCACATTCTACCCACCACTGCTAAACTGCGACCGACACATTTCAGGAAGGAGAATTTGTCGACCCTTATTTCTGGTCCCAGAAAAATGCCAAGCTCACTCCTTAGATTCTTTAGCGTTATATCGGGATATACTCTAGAAACAATAGAACAATAAAGGTTATTATATTTTCACTGAAATGCATCACTGTAAACAAAACGACATTTCTTACCTGATAAAACCTGCAGATATGAAACTCTCGATGGCCTCCGCGGGAACTTTATTGAGCTTTCCATTCCACTGGTCATCAGGCACATAAAGCACATGGAGCTCCACCAACTAATGGTGTAAAATACATCAAGTTAACGTATTGACACATTTGGATGATTCACTGCCTTTAATATCGATTTGTCTTGTAATGTTATTTTTACTAACGCAAATTGATTTGTCCTATTTGCGAGAAACCCTGCAGTTCCTTAATCAATTATAAACATGTCGACATACCTTGCTACTTTTTGGCCTTTTTTCCTCGAGATATCTTATTGACTCGCATGATAATTCCATTATTAACTTGATTTAGCACattccaaaaaatatatatatattcattgttagttaaaaaaaaagtaacgaTTGGTTTCCGTGTGGAACAGCTGAAGAAATCCAGAGCAAGAATAGCCACTGGATGAAAAGAAAACCCTCTTTGCTTTTCTCAAAGGAAAAGAGGCTGCAAAGGAATGGATTTTATGAGAGAGTGCTTACACCAGTGTTGCCTTGGTGCTCATGACAAGTCCAGTGTATGCATGTGGTAAATCTCAAACCCTTTTTCTGAAATAGTCTTTATATTCGAATACATAATTCGTTTAGTTCTTACTCTGAAAATAGTCActcaaaataaacaacaaacattCAAAAGATCGTCAGGGCTTGATAAAAGCCCAGATATTCTTAACCATTAATATGAGTAACCCCTGACTGGAGTAAAGCCTGACTGCAgctcgcagatcgaggagggGCTTACATTTTCCCTAAATGGAGTAATATTGCATTGCATGTGTAAAGGCATTTATTCCACCAGGGGGCGCAGTGGAAATATGCACACAGACTTTacgcatcccaaataaaaatgaCCGGAAACGCAACATTGAGGAAGGGAAGCGAAGAACGGCAGAACAAAGTTTTCTCTGTATGATTGTCTGGCACTTTTAAGTTTCCAACCATGTCGGGATCATCAAACACCATGGCAATGAAGAAAGTGGTTCAACAGTTGCGCTTCGAGGCCAGCATCAACAGAGTAAAGGTACGGTGAAACACAGTGCGCCTTTTATTTCACGACGGTCCAAAAAAGTCTGACGATGGCGACCTGTGGCTGTTTCATAGGGGTCTCACCACCTTCACGATCAAAAAAATGTGATCTCTTAGCCAACTGTTGCACTCAGTATGCGTCTCGAAGGGTGTGTACATGACAACGACtttacatgtgtatatataaataataaaaaaaggaaatctaATCGTAGTTTTCTATGTCCACAGGTGTCTCAGGCCGCCGCAGACCTGCAGCAGTTCTGTCTCCAGAACGCCCAGCAGGACCCTCTCCTCACGGGAATGTCCTCCAGCACGAACCCCTTCAGACCACAGAAAGTCTGCTCCTTTTTATAGCCCACATGATGCCTTTCGTGAGTACCAGTTTATTCCTCTAATACATCTTCCTTGAATTATGGAGTACACCATGTATAGCGAGTCGACACTACATCTTAAATATAACAGCTGGTGTATGTATATAATGTTAAGGTTCGATAATGAAGCATTTTGTGTAcctaaaatgtttacattttctCTGTCATACTGTATTTCCGTCTgcacgtttttttttatcccattACTGACCTGAACAATTGGTTCCCATCTGTGGTAAAGTGCATGAATCATCTTTGACATTAACAAAACCACCAACGTCCATCTGTACAGGTTTCGGACTCCAGGGTGCCTTGATGTTCACCAGAACCTGCACTGTGGACTTGATTGTTACGAGTGCCAGGGAATTTGGGGACAGCCAActaacttaatttttttttaataacatctAAATATCTCAAGGTGCTTCTGAGACCGGTCTTCACCCAGTTAGTAGCAACTAATACCataaagtgtgtttttatgtgtgcttTCTTTCCATATATTTgtgaataaaatacaacattCCAACAACCCTGTATGtagaatttattttttgcacaACATATTTACaaggttatttaaaaaaatgactcAAGACAGTTTAGCTATGTATGGGCTAGTAAGCCTAAGGGCCCAGATCTCCTCTGATTTCCCCATTTTGACTCAAACACAAGCAAACCATGCTTGCGTCTGCAGTTGCCATCCACAagatgcatgtatttgtgtaaaTTGACACTGCCCATGTTTCTCTTGACTATTTACTGACAGGGTGAGACATGCCAAACAAAATGATAGAGCCTGACTCCCATCCTACAAAGGACATTCGACCAGGAAGGAAATCACAAGTTAAAATACATAACTGCTGGTTGGGATTAACATGGTCATTGTTCACCCTTTAACACCCAGCAAGAGCAGTTCAATAGGAGACCGGAGACTGCCTTTGTGACAAAGGCCAGCTTGTCGATACGCATTCAGAGGACGAACTTCCTTCTGCAGGCATCCACCTCATGACGCTGGAAAGTAAAGGGATAACGACGAATTAATTTAGTGGATCTTCTAGCATGACGAAAGCACAAGTAGAAATGCCATTAGGACAACTGATTTGAAGGAAAATGTATCAAAATGCATTTTCTATATAAACAACTCCACAAAAGGAAATGTAGGGACAGTAAGTGGTCGAGTTAAGACAACTGTTACCTTGAGAACCCACTCGTACTCCCCGAACTTCGAGTCGAAGGTGCCCTTCTGTAGCGAGCGCAGTTTGAGGGTGAAGCGCGGTCCCAGCTCTTGGATGCCGGCCCTCTTCTCGTTCTTGAAAATATACCTGATGAGGAAAAGGTTGGTTGTAGTTTGGTGATTGGGTCAAAAGTAAAGCAGCTCTTAAAACACGAGTTACAATGTGCCCAACATAAATCTGTAAAAACTAACTAATGGGTTTCATATATAGCTAGATGTATACGGATCAGAAAAAGACCCACCTGTGAAACCTGAA
It includes:
- the gng5 gene encoding guanine nucleotide-binding protein G(I)/G(S)/G(O) subunit gamma-5 yields the protein MSGSSNTMAMKKVVQQLRFEASINRVKVSQAAADLQQFCLQNAQQDPLLTGMSSSTNPFRPQKVCSFL